Proteins found in one Candidatus Cloacimonadota bacterium genomic segment:
- the istA gene encoding IS21 family transposase — MANTLDPMDLKQIITLKRDGMSNRQIGEMLDISRNTVNTYIHFFKACGHHFDELLKMENAQLEELFTSKTTIRNPRFDQLMLYFDKVNAARNHPGFTFLFHHNQYKQEVANPYSYTQFMEHYKRKFAKVKGSMKLEHEAGKEVFIDYAGKKLHIVDRETGKRIPVEMFIAILPSSQYTYAEATMSQKREDMIGSMGNTFSFFGGVPKAIVSDNLKSAVTRASKYEADINRTFKDFALHYSCVINPTRSYSPQDKALVENAVQLVYQRIYYPMREMVFFSLEDLNREVRRRLADYNNLLFQRKQASRKELFQSVERGYLKPLPAERYEIKDYRRAKVQKIGYVYFSPDKSYYSVPYRYIGKTTLIHYTKSTVEIYYDYQRIAFHKRNPSMGVYNTNKDHLSSTHKAYTEWSPDYFRKLASKHGNDVMAIIDALVTNRDYPEIFYKRAMGIIQLHRVYGSERLNSACKRALYLGTDSYKHISNILKNGKDKEPLIMELATDPHIPKHENIRGASNYK; from the coding sequence ATGGCTAACACGCTTGATCCGATGGATTTAAAACAGATTATTACCCTAAAAAGGGACGGTATGAGCAACCGACAAATTGGCGAGATGCTCGACATTTCTCGCAATACGGTAAATACCTACATTCATTTCTTTAAGGCATGCGGCCATCATTTCGATGAGCTTTTGAAAATGGAAAACGCGCAGCTAGAAGAACTTTTTACCTCAAAAACAACGATTCGGAACCCACGGTTCGACCAGCTGATGCTCTATTTCGATAAGGTGAATGCGGCACGCAATCACCCGGGCTTCACCTTTTTGTTTCACCATAACCAGTACAAGCAAGAGGTCGCCAACCCCTACAGCTACACCCAGTTTATGGAGCACTATAAGCGGAAGTTCGCTAAGGTTAAGGGCTCGATGAAGCTCGAGCATGAGGCGGGGAAAGAGGTTTTTATCGACTACGCGGGCAAAAAACTACACATCGTAGACAGGGAGACCGGAAAGCGCATTCCCGTTGAAATGTTCATCGCAATTTTGCCCAGCAGTCAATACACCTATGCCGAGGCTACCATGAGCCAAAAGCGTGAGGATATGATAGGTAGTATGGGGAATACCTTTTCATTTTTCGGCGGTGTTCCAAAAGCCATTGTCTCGGATAATTTGAAGTCGGCCGTTACAAGGGCCAGCAAGTATGAGGCGGATATCAACCGGACGTTTAAAGATTTTGCCCTACACTATAGCTGCGTAATCAACCCCACCCGAAGCTACTCTCCACAGGATAAAGCGCTGGTTGAAAATGCGGTTCAGCTGGTTTACCAGCGAATTTACTACCCCATGCGTGAGATGGTTTTCTTCTCGCTCGAAGACCTGAACCGTGAAGTAAGAAGGCGATTGGCTGATTACAACAACCTGCTTTTTCAACGCAAGCAGGCGAGCCGAAAAGAGCTATTCCAATCAGTGGAGCGTGGTTACTTAAAGCCTCTGCCAGCTGAACGATACGAGATTAAGGATTACAGGCGAGCCAAAGTGCAGAAGATTGGGTACGTTTACTTCTCGCCCGACAAGAGCTACTACAGCGTACCCTACCGCTATATCGGCAAAACAACCCTAATTCATTACACCAAATCAACGGTTGAGATCTACTACGATTATCAACGGATTGCTTTTCATAAGCGTAATCCAAGCATGGGCGTTTACAATACCAACAAGGACCATCTAAGCAGCACCCACAAGGCTTATACCGAATGGAGTCCTGATTACTTCAGGAAGCTGGCATCAAAACACGGCAATGACGTTATGGCCATTATTGACGCGCTGGTAACAAACCGTGATTATCCTGAAATATTCTACAAGCGGGCCATGGGAATTATCCAGCTCCACCGGGTATACGGCTCGGAAAGATTAAACAGCGCCTGTAAACGAGCCCTGTACCTGGGCACCGATTCGTATAAACACATTAGCAACATTTTGAAAAACGGCAAGGACAAGGAACCGCTCATAATGGAACTAGCAACAGATCCCCATATTCCGAAGCATGAAAATATCCGGGGAGCATCAAATT